cccaatacaaggttatccataagttttccttcaagtaactgtaaaaaaaaattccagcgtcgatgtagaaaaaatgttttgagcgtataaaatgaaaatttttttcgaaatcaagtaaaataacgatatattacaattgaaatataataagcatAGGCGTGCGCACGAGGTGAGTCGAAAGTTTAGGGGCAtagtaaaatttcaaatttgtgtttattatatttaactctaTCATTATATTCGTGAAgatcattaaaattgtatttgtcgtaatagtgaaataaaattaaaaatatttatgtaccactacataatttttattgatttatttatctgaCTAAATCATTGTgcacaaaatatcaaaatacgcACCtagtatagaaatattaaagagtctatattatactctattgCAGTGTTTCTCAACTGGTGTGTTGACGGGTAAGCCCAAACGTGTCGCGGAAAGTACTAGTATTAAATACACGAACCTTGTTGAcactatatttacaaaaattaataggtattattcttattttttttttttattgtgtgtcACAATGTAAGAAAATGGTTAATAATTTGTCGCCGTAATACAAAGGTTGAGAAACACTGCTTTATAGTATAGAAATGGCCTATCgcctatagaaaataaaaaaattaatttatcaattattacataattacacataaattacctactaagtttatatgtatagttacatataaaaacatgcatTAAGTatctgtattaatataatatgcattttatttttaacttcaataatatacatatacctatgttTAGCACATTAATGTGATGTGCACATACAACTTGattctatttatatagttatataaatattatacagttttaaatttacaatttgaatatatgTAGTATGTTTATCGttaatgtgttaaaaaaattaggggCACTCATTTTTCCAAGCTCGACCGGAAATTTAAgtctgcgcacgcctatgataataagtattaatataatatattacaaattattattgactgacaaatcatctccgttcagaatcgtttttcgtatacctGTTTTTCGTTTTATGATACTTgttattgcattcaaattaaCACATCCGTTATAGTGaccagtgacctactctccatctctactatacagcagaacaatacccacttgcccaccttttttaaattttttttttatattaatttaatttaatttaatttatattaatttaatcattctgATTACTATGTTTagtcatatatacatatgccgGCGCTTGAGATAGGATTGCATTGCTAGCTACTACCGGTGTTGGACGTTGGTTCGGACGGTGGATGGCTGGCAGCCCCCGGGTCCGAGGTAGGCTCAAGTTGATTGGCTAGCAGGATTTGCTGGCTTGCCGATTGCTTCCTGGCCTTCCTCTTTTCCATTATAACTAGTTATAACTTTCTACAGGACGCGTGATGCTTTTACCATGCCAACTGTGGTTTTGGCGAACGTTTGTTTTGTGTGATTGTTGTCTGGATTACAGTTAGATTGAGATTGTGtgtaaatttggattttgaaGGAGTTTTTTGGTTGAATTGATGATTGATGTTTTGGTAGTACATGAATTtggtaaactttttttttacattttattaatgtataaaatataaaatttgatgtaataggtatattttcattgattattaaccaattttcaaaatctaaGTCTATATCTTCATATTCTTCTTTCTCTTCCTCAATACTTGCAAACCTCCATGTTTCcatgtttaaaacaatttctcGTACATAATGATGATTTTATGACCTTTAACTTGTAACATTACGCGacgtattaaacataataaccgacataatttacacatataggtatacatccGGCCTGTACTTATAGTTTTAGTTGTTTTAGATAACAATAAACGATTGATAACATTAACAATGACTGTAATAAGCGGCGACcactgtatacaaataaataaatgtacataatttacgGAATTCATTAATCAGTGAGAGAAAAtacatattcttttttatatacagGAGCAATACCAGCTCGAAATATTATGGCGTCCACAGCAAATTTTTTAAAGGcgcctttaaaaatatagattacaaaacataaaaacatttcaaaatgtattattaaaaatgaacatattattatttgtttaaaaatcaagaaagtaaaaaatttaaatattcttttaattaacaaattataacataataaaacatacaaattttatttttaatctaattttttccaataattcgttaaaatactattattattttttttattatattttgaaattaattaagataaaatattttacgcccCTGAAACGTGTCGCCCCAGGCATGTGCCTACCCGAGCCCCTCCTAAATACGGGCCTGagtgttatacaaaaaaaagtaatttatacgaACCgagtaaaattttcaatatgcTTGTTGatcacattttaaacatttgaatcAAAACTATTGGAAATATTTGTGATAAACCTTTactattagttaaatttaatttttcttatacaaatcacaatttaaaacaaatttagaaaattaaaattacttataatttttttttttattagcatagtagaaaaatattaatagaattcTGAATGGAATAGGAGTATATATGCGGGTggaaagttataatattcaaaaaatggcTAGAggctattttattttggacAAGAGGACTGGGGtacatttgataatatatttattatgtataattaaaagaatGTGCTGATTTTTAGCTGGATATTCCACTTTtatctacaaatataatatactcaatatttttatgcatacaaatgtatttttttttataatgtttaacaattttatatttgtatatttacttattcacattgttatgtcattattattattattattatatattatgtacaatatctaaataattattattttattaattataattattattctttacagtttatagttcattattgtgttaaattgttagtacgtattattttcataatttgtaatattaaatatttttattaaattttgatatacatTTAGTAGCATGTAACCgatgtacctactacctacatCATATCAACatctcatatattattatttaatttataatataaaaaaaatattattctatgataATTCAGAAAACTAATTGGTATGCACATTcacatacgtataatataaataatataatgacggaattttatcaagtattatactaacaaaaaattttaaattcacttactgtataggtttttttaataaaaaaatttaaaaaattgtaccaCAAATGCGCCTAGGTCTATTCGACTAAAAAGAAGAGAAAATATAGCGACCTTTCTATTGAAAAATCTAtagtaattgaatttaatgttattgtatcTAGGCTTGTAGGTCGGCGTAATGAGCGCGCATTGAATGCCAAAATGACATGCCGGCGTGaggcatacacacacacacacacacacacacacacacacacatatatatatattttacagtgtAATTTGACTTATTGAGTCATCAATGTgacataaatttgtaaaattacagTGATGTCTGATGAGTGAATTAAAATTGGTGCCTCTACCTGGAGCTAGCCAGCTAGGATtgatatttggaaaaaaattggatttaaaattaatgatagtggtgttatattagataaaaaaaaatcttatatcgAGCACGAAAGAATCAAATTGCTTATAGTGGAAatacatcaaatttaaattcacatcatttaaaattgacaaaaatGGCCGTAACAATAGTGGATTGAACATCGGTGCACAACTTGAATTGATCTATTATTGGtgtcaaaattttaaacagaCTGCAATTATAAGTTTAACCGGTAGATCATATAATACAGTGAGTGACTGGATGAAATTGTGCCGTGATGTACCTGTCAGAATGTTCGAAAATCGAACTAAATTGGGAGGACTCGGAATAGTGATCCAAGTTGACGAATGCTTATTAAGAGGATcgaggaaaaataataatggtcgACTTCGATTTGCAAATTTACTAGCCAAAAATCTTAACGTTGACGACGACTCGGACTAAGAAAATGTTAATCCTTTAGAAAACGGAGCAAGAAATTATGGAAAACGACTTGATGATGGACCATGGGGATTCGGCCTGTGTGATAATAAAGAAGGAAGgtattttgttgatttagGCCCGATTCGCTGACACCCAATTCAATTCGCCGACTACTCGTTTCGCCGACGCGGAAACCGGTTTCcggtaaaaatgaaaaaagttcCAATTCGCTGACAAAACGTagttccataaaatataaaaataatttttatgtggaAATCTAGAATATTACAATCTACAatcaaaatgttgataaaactatgatatattattggcaTTTGTCAGTTGATAGTAATCATTGCATCGTcagttagttatataataataatattaaatttaaaatgttgtggtttataataacttcTGAGCGAGATGGCCAACTTTTagttttggataattttatacatcgaATTGATAGAACAAGAGGTTCTGAGGTTCtaactactattataaatgtattgataattgTGGAGGTTTGATACACAAAGAAGATTCCAATAATGCTATAATGTCAAAAATGCATAAACATCCAACGCATGGAATCCAATTGGCTGAACGTGGTTTtcgaaatgttttaatttatacaattttattcacgagttttataccattttttaaaattagttttgaatacgtgttttataacttaaaaataatttatttgaaggaCAAAGTGGTAATAAATCtcacaaaaattatactacagACATTTAATGAAATCCGAAAATCAATTATGGCTTCAGGAATAGAGGGTTCTACGGAAGCCGAAGTAAAGGATGCTATACCAATTTAGGACCATAAACCACTTTAAAGGATGGCATGCGGCTCTAAATAAAGCTGTTGGTAGACCAAAGCCAAACATTTTTACTCTAATCAAAGAGCTAAAATACCAACAAACAATTTTCGACCTTGACCTCATAGCACAAAAAAACTGCAATCGACCACAAAAGatgaaaactaaatatagaaaattagaaGAAAGGTTATAATTTGTCTTTATAGGTAAAgcgtttatgatatataataatacatttttttctaacattttaaattataattttaggttaCAAAATGGTACGATTTGTATTTTGGAATACTAGGATGCAATaatgtttcattttcatttagaaAACATAAGCTTATAAGGTCTGGCTTATTGGTCTTTTAGATGCTTAAAACACGGTGTGTCAATTTTGATCATACCGATATTTGACGGGGCCGCATATAAACGAGGAAAATTTTCATATGGAACCGTATTTTTCCGGAAAATAATTATCCGGACTAGATTTATTGTAGGGAAAGATATTTCAAAAGAATGGTTTAATAAAGGAATGATATTttcaagaataatatattcttggaacaatatttttctaaacaatCTTATCTcaggaaaatataaaacagtaaattaaaaacacggAACCGTATTTTTCAGGAATGGTATAAATTAGGAAAATATCGCTCAGGAGTGTATAAATCGGGACGACatttttgagtatattatacacatggaTCCACattaatctaaaattgtattaatcgaGAAAATAAATGGATGGGACAGGACAGTTATTTATAGGAAAATATTTACGAGGAATAGtattgaaaaagaaatattattttctaagagAAATACGGTAagagataaaattaattaaattaaaattaatttacttatatggAATTATTAAGTGATAAGCAACTTGTCCGAAAAATTATAAGAGTGGTAAGGTAATATGCATGGTTATACTATGGTTACCACTTGATATGAGGTGGTGTTGCATGGCAAGTCGAGggatattttcgttttttttttgtccgaGTGAACGCAGCGAGAGAATGGCGATGCGGACATccgtatttttcttataataataataataataataatatttatttagcaaaaatttgattatacacaagtgtttgttaaaaaatattaacatatttgcAACTCCCCTTCAAGCAAAGCTTGTGTTGGGGGTGTATAAAATTTGAgttcaatacaataaaataatatttctttttaatactattcctcgtgaatattttctaataaataactgtCCTGTCCCATCCAGTCCTATGCTTTATTTTCTCGATTAATGGAAAGCCGGAGGGCTGTATGAATCAGGAAAATATGCAGAAGgaaaaaaatctgaaattgatattttcatggaacggtatattatgaatgaatatttatagtagttatatagaaaaataataatataattttttcatacgaATTCTCATACGGCATTGtttattttggttattatCGTAAATATAGGAATTCAAATTTCGAAATGCCTAAACACTAATCCCTAAAATATGGTATGCTTCAACTATACtattagctatatttttatcatacgttacctaattatataactaaaaattaaatactatctaGTATCTTTCTATTCTTCCTGTAAATACCGtcgaacaataaaaataggttcatagtataaatggattatattttaaattaaaataaatataaaatatcatcgcgtatagtaaaattcataataatataaaatatgtaaacattttaagttctcacaaataatatttctaaattataacaaaataatcaacatcgttaatatttatgtatttatctttatgtaatttttagatataataattgtagtaaaCTATTTCTTCTTTGTTTCTTATTCCGTGCTACAACCCCTTGTAAGTTAAATACACGCAACTATATATGCAATATTCTTGTTaccactttttatttttatcagaaaGTGATAAAAaggtaaacaattatttactgGAGTTATCTtcgtgataatataatttttatctaagtggtaaactatattatgaaaatatcagCTTTTGGAATTTGTAATAACGGTTTGGACGGCTtggtgatttaaaaaaaaattcagcatcgatttattctattatgtaAGACTATTTAGCCATGaatcgaaattattattgtcaatttataaacttacaCTAAGTACATAACTAACAACaatagacttttttttttgcatcaaTTTATAGCTGGTATGTTGcacttttttcattatatcatttttgtattgttatattgtatttattgtttatcatttttaaataatttttgcagACTAATATGTACAGAAATATAAAACCCCATTACTTCTCAATTGATGCCATTATGGCTGCTCAAGAAAAAATTCAATGTTCGTTTATTAAAAAGGTCGAACATGTTGGTaagtttttgtttgtattattgtaaactatGATCTTTTCTTGTATACCAACTCTCATTTGctaaatataagttttcttCATCAATTAAGTTGTTTGCTGAAGAGTAAAAATGgcattttgaaatttcagaatttcttttaaaatttttatagttttactaTTACCTAAAGGccataactttaaattataataactatattagtgcgttataatttgttaatttagatACACTGTTTTATGAAAACAGTAAATCTGTAATTCTAATTCTAAATTACAGCTACAatgttaatcattataatataatttaatcataataaaaaaaacaaaattcaatagCTTCACTAGCTTGGTTTTTTAACTTGTGGgaagtgtattttattttattaccaattgttttattattaattatcaaatatatgttttaaaaaaatatattacataacattttttgtaaaacttttttgattttataataatggaaaattaGTTAGACTAACAAGTTAGTATGTTatagtaacattaaataaaattattaaaccctAAAGTAACTttagttgtaatttaatattagaaatccTAAGACTCAATAGGCCTGTCCAACGCTGCtttgtacctattttttttatactagtataaaactataataatatacacttgcattatatttacatactgtaatgtgtatattatatatgctgtTTAAAAAGAACATTATTTGAGATAGGTTTTACGTAATATAGTTTGGAAAACGTAgccagtaataaaataaaataaaatattttcatacatattattttagattttttagattCAATTAACTCTGATAAAGATGAAGAATCAGATCCAAAAATTGAACTTCCCTTGTGGATGGTTAAAGTGTTTTTAGTAGGAAAATCAATTCAATTTGATATGCCTAAAGCATATAATGAAATCTACAGGTATACATTAAAgtagtattaaatgttttgttttagttcTAGCTATGTTcaaacatttatgttttttttagggGTGTCTTAACAGCTGATGCTAATGTAgtcgatttatttaaattgtgtaagCATTTCTATTTGTTTGGAAAATTTTTATCTCAATTAGAACATAGAGAAGCATATGAAGTCAGAAGAACTCTAATTCAAGTAATgatgatacaaatatataaattattatgacatatCCAGATAAAATTGTCcagatgtattatttattttggtatatttgtttttatgtagaCATTCATTGACCGATTTAAACAGACAATGGATTGGGCACAGAATATAGATGACAATCAGCCATGCTTTAATAGACTCGACTGTCTTGAGAGATCGATATTTAATGATGCTCGAGTAGCACAgcaacatttaaatacatatttaactgaaggATCAGGTCAAATGGAAATCGCGGCTATGATATTGAATtacagaaaaagaaaaattcatGAAAGTCGTgtactagaataaaaataagataatttgtTTGGCAGATGTTGATTTGTGTTAAGTAACCAAAGTAAATTGTGatacaaattaacataatggaattgtaattgtataataaggtattgataataaaattaattttaactaaatttgtatgtcaaattagaaaattttattttatttacattatatatcaaGAGGCAAGGGTCAATATCAGTAGATAACCATGGTTTTGCAAATGATAATACAGTTGGAAATACTAAAAGTATTTACTtactcaatataattttttctgctACTCATACTAAACCATTGGCAACATTTCTGGACTCTCGGCCacattcacaaattaaaaagagTTCACGGGctagacaaaaataaaaaatttatattcttaaattattttctatgaaaaaaatactgtaaaacttttaaataatgaaatgtataaaaaaaaattttgttctaaaatttaaagttggcCATGTACAATAGTGGCGCGAGTCGCCAGTTACTGACTACTGTACTAAACTGTAAGTATCAGAGATAGAATTACATATAGTATCGTGTTGATAATTTTTGGTGACTGCTCCACCAAAAGTTTAAGGTTGGatggtaaataattatgcGTGAACTATTTTTCTAAGACTAGAGTAGTCAAagatatatctaatattttaatattttaataatagtataattaatttaatttaaaattttaacaaagaaGGAAATGGGAATacgtcataatttataatatagttaaaaaatattactattataacacataaaatttataaatatattctattgctATCAATGTTATTCTACGAGATCATCAATTATTACTCCATGTGCATTTATGAATGTATGCAGTTTTGGTTGGTAtgtagatttaaataaaatatggttgAGTGGTATAACCCGTCCAGTTCATCTTGGCCATCTGTTGACGTCATAAAGACAAAAACAACTAACAcagtttatattactttacattataaaatagtaatcatAATGGTCGCTGACAGTTAAGATGAACTGAACGggttatatgtttaaatctttatttcaTCAGTAAAAATAGTTCAACATACCATATGATTACATATGAGTAATGGCAGGATTTGTCTCACCATTTTTGATGTgagtaaataactaataattgaattactgTTTTccttgatttttttaacagaATTTTACTTATTCCTTACATTACTGGTTACTATTGTAAGTGCAGAAagcaaattcttaaaattttaatttttgtaaaattaattcagaAGTAATTTACACCCAAACATGGTTCAGTGGACTTGCATTgagttcaataaaaaataaattttaataggtgattttagtagttataagcaacaataataaattttttttgtaaatctgataaacatttattataatattatacattacgtCATTACATTACtacaatgaaatttattttcaatataatttatactttaaaatttatagtgttataatagTGCGTGTTTCGTTTTTGAATAGCACAGTGTTATAGTTTCAATTAGCTaatgaaatatacaattgatataacaacaataatgcaatatacagatcaacaataataataataataataataataaaaataataataatcattgattTACAAGctccaaataaaaaaagaatttctttcaaaaattacaattatgttCTTATTACCTATgtcttacttattatataaattattaaaatatacagaatataggttttcaaataaaagtataaattacaattttcttatttattttaattaaaaatgtaataaaaattattaattctataaaacaattgaattattatacataatttacctACTTATACCTATTGTCAATgtacaaaatagttattaatcattatactatatagtttggacagtatttaaatacatatatatatattattgactgtGAAATTGTAGTAAATTAACACGATAAATCCgacataaatagaaaaaaatataatttgttaaacaaaGGTACACATATGTTTGTATTGTCAATTAGgtagtttgaatatttaatcaaggttatcgaataattttgttttttttttttattgcaggTATAGTAGGTTATGGGAGATCCTAATCTGACTATTGTATTACTAGACTTATCGAGAGAGAGGGGGGAATACATTACACAAGTCttagtacaattataataataaaataaaaataaaacaataacaaaaaatagtatgttaaccaggtatttaaattaatagcatcgcaatgttaaaattattattcaaataagtcAGGGCAATATATTATGgcgattattaacatttaacataatatgtaaagtgAATATAGAAGTTATCGACCTATATACGtagctatattataaagaattcaATACTCTGGTCAATTGCAATAGATGTTCTGGAtcgtaatgaattatttagtttatggCACATTAATGATATTGATGTTTTTGTTATCTTGATGGGCATTTGCATCAGCATCAATTGAAGCTCCTGTTCaatgagaaaaaaacaaatgtagtACAATCATTTCATTTTTGGGGTTTCCCATGGcacaaattattagttaaaaatgttaaaataaaatactgtcaAACTACACTAAAACCTTCAACATTACTGAATGCAAATCAAAATacttaagtcataattttttcaactaatccttgaaaatacctattttcaattatttttaatcctaagaatttaataatgcagtgtaagtataaagtatataactcCTCGAACAATTGTgtacttttaaactttttctaTCTATCTTTACTACCTATTTAACATGTCCTATACCCTCTTTATCTACTTGTAAAATAAGTTCACCGTCTTCAATATTTCCGCAAAACAACGAAAAATCATAAAACGTTTCTTTTTATATCGGTATCAATAGCAAATAGCAATGAAACCGTGGTTCGTCTTTCCTTACCAGttcattgatttatttttcgccTTTCAAAATATCCTCACAAACCTTTGTATGATACAAATTGTATCCatcacaattaatttaatttggaaaGCTTGAAAATCTTAATACTTCTCGCTACGTTTCATAGAACAGACTTGTCACTCACAAAATATTCCTTTCTTCTCTCGCTTAATTATTCACCTCGAGGAAGctatttatgattttgaacACATTCTCTTTCATTgctcataataattttcatcaaaCGTATAACGTTGTAACTAAAAAAcgcaatcaaaacaaaaacaccaaaaattgaagtacctatagtttttcagtttttatatttgtttgtaatttttatcacctATTTCTATATTTAGGGGGATTTTATaaccacttattattattattatttgtatcgtATATAAGTGCGTTTATACCTCCGAGTAGCATCTCCTGTAACAGCGGTTCGATGTGTGCCATTCCAAATAACTTTGCGAATTGAATTTGTTCGATCATTTGCCACGTGATCGACTGCAACGCCGGCAGTGTGAGCAACAGTTCGGCAAACCGACCGCAAGTCTCGTATTGTCTGTCGCTGATGTAGTCTTCTAGGTTTCTGTGGATCTGCTTGCGCATGCGTCTAACGCGGTCCGATTCGTTCAGGCCTTTAGCGTCTGTGTGGGTAgaaaaatgagaaaaattCGATCGTTAAAATCTAATTGTACGCAAAATTTAGTACTAAATA
This sequence is a window from Rhopalosiphum maidis isolate BTI-1 chromosome 1, ASM367621v3, whole genome shotgun sequence. Protein-coding genes within it:
- the LOC113558573 gene encoding DNA replication complex GINS protein PSF3 → MYRNIKPHYFSIDAIMAAQEKIQCSFIKKVEHVDFLDSINSDKDEESDPKIELPLWMVKVFLVGKSIQFDMPKAYNEIYRGVLTADANVVDLFKLCKHFYLFGKFLSQLEHREAYEVRRTLIQTFIDRFKQTMDWAQNIDDNQPCFNRLDCLERSIFNDARVAQQHLNTYLTEGSGQMEIAAMILNYRKRKIHESRVLE